A region of the Agromyces sp. CF514 genome:
CGGCGAGCACATCGGACGCTACGGCGAACTCGTCGCCGCGCTGAACGAGGCGGGCTACTCCGTGTGGGCCGACGATCATCGCGGCCACGGCCAGACCGGCTTCGAGCAGCACGGCGGCGACCTCGACCGCATCGGCCGCCTCGGGCCTGGCGGCCTGCGCGCCACGATCGATGCCGTGCACCAGTTCACGGGCGTGATCCGCGAGACCGAGGGTGCCGACGTGCCGCTCGTGCTGCTCGGTCACTCGTGGGGCTCGCTGATGGCGCAGATCATCGTCAACCGGCATCCGCGGGACTACGACGCCGTCGTGCTCACGGGCACCGCGTACCGCACGCTGTTCGACATGAACGGCGGCGACCTGAACGCCCGCCACAAGCACCTCGGGCCGACGCCGGTGGAGTGGCTGAGCCGCGACCCTGCGGTGGCGCCCGCGTTCATGGCCGACCCCTACACGACCGAGGTGCCGCTGCGGAAGCTGTTCGGCACGCTCGACGCCATGCGCCTGCTCGGCCGGCCCGCGAAGCACCTGCCGCCCGAGCTGCCGCTGCTCATCATGGTCGGCTCCGACGACACGCTCGGCGGCGAGCAGAGCGCCGTGAA
Encoded here:
- a CDS encoding alpha/beta fold hydrolase, whose protein sequence is MPTFTDAHGVHIHYQAWRVPEPTAVVQLAHGVGEHIGRYGELVAALNEAGYSVWADDHRGHGQTGFEQHGGDLDRIGRLGPGGLRATIDAVHQFTGVIRETEGADVPLVLLGHSWGSLMAQIIVNRHPRDYDAVVLTGTAYRTLFDMNGGDLNARHKHLGPTPVEWLSRDPAVAPAFMADPYTTEVPLRKLFGTLDAMRLLGRPAKHLPPELPLLIMVGSDDTLGGEQSAVKLAKAYTRRSGLVDVTLVVYDDARHEVFNETNREEVRSDLITWLDERFAVD